The stretch of DNA CGGTGCATCATAATAGATGCGGTCAGAATAGGGCAGTACAGCTTTCAGAGATTTTATGTCAGATACGTAACAGGAGAGTTTACATTCTTTTTTTCTCCGGTTAGCCACTTTGCTGGGTATGTCAACCCACCGCCTTTTCGCAGTTGTATAACGCATATCCATTGAGATGAGTTTCTCAATCTCATTGAACTCCCGGTCTTTTGTTTTGTATACGTCATACTCTCCCATTTCAAGACGGAATGGAGAAGTAAGTTTTGAGATGCCGTTCTTGAAGTCTACAGACCTCACCTCAAATCCGCCGACTTTGTCAGCTCCGCGGTAAAATGTAAGTCCATCTCCAGGTTTCAGCCTCTCGGAATTTACAGATACGGTCCTGCCCTCCACTGAAGCCTTTCCAAGGGGAAGCCCTCTGGAATCTGCATAAGATTTCTGCATGACCTTGTCAGTCTTCAGATAACCTTCTGAAAATCCACGATTGAAAGCCGTCATCAGGAGCTCTGCGTCACGCTCGTCATAAAGAGGGTATTCTCCCCTCGCGGCCCGGTCTGCAGCCTTTTTATATAATTTTGTTGCTAAATATACATAAATCGGAGACCTGAGTCTTCCTTCAATTTTTACAGACCCGACTCCGGCACTGATAAGATCAGGCAGAGAATCGGCGCAGAACAGATCTGCGGTTGAGAGCATGAAGCTCGTTTCTTTCCCGAGGGTGTATTGTTTTCTGCATGGCTGAGCACACATTCCCCTGTTGCCGGACCTTCCTCCGACTGCTGAAGAGAACAGGCACTGTCCTGAAAAAGCATAACACAGTGCGCCGTGAACGAAAACCTCCAGACCTATTGAAGTTTCTTTTCTCAGAGCATTGATGTCACCTATTGAAAGCTCCCGCGGAAGAATCACTCGTTCGAATCCTATTTTTTCAGCCCAGAGAAGATCATCTTTAGAATGAAGACCCATCTGTGTAGAAGCATGCAGCGGTATTGACAGCTCTTTTTTTACCAGTGAAGCAAGGCCTCTGTCCTGGACAATTACTGCATCGGCGCCTATGGAATCTAAAAATGAAACAAAGGAGAACGCCTCCTTCATCTCAGAATCTTTGATTAGTGTATTTACCGTAACATACACTTTCATATTGTTTTCATGCGCTGTCTTAACTGCGAAGTCCAGCTCCCCGTCTGAAAAGTTAGCGGCAGAGCTTCTGGCACCAAATGTCTTGCCTCCCAGATATACAGCGTCTGCGCCTGCTTTTAATGCTGCTGAAAAAGCCTCTTTGGAACCTGCCGGAGCTAAAACTTCAATCATATAATTCACAACCAAAATGACTCTGCAGAGAATTAACTGGCATCCATCTGTCAAGAGATGAATTATACTTAATCATCAGAGAAATTAAAAACGATTTCTGATTTTTTAATCCCCTTGATTCTGCAAGTTGTCCTGTGAGAGGCATATGCTGTAGTATGTGTAGGTAGATTATCAATCTAACCGCGGTTGCTTAGATAAAATCAGGCTAATATCCAACAAAATGTCATAAAACAAATGTCTAAGGTTAGATTCGAACATTGGATAAATATGCCAACTGATAATCTTGAAATTATTCAAAATATCTAGCATTTTACCGAGTTTATATTTTATTGATTTTCTTAATATAGCAGGATAATGATATCCGAACATGAACAAAAAAATCGCTGCGGTAATTATCGTTGCGATCATCATTATTGCTGCTGTTGCAGCAGTTTTCTATTATGAGGACAGTAAAAGCAATGAAACGTCACCTCTCACCGGCGAATGGAAGCTGGCTGATGAACATGGCGTAGACAGTGAAGGAAACTTCATGTCGCATAATGAAACTGCAGAAACAGCGGTCATATCGATCAGCAGCGTAAAAGATGATTTGTTTTACGGAAAATATCTAAATGAAGAGATAGCTGGAGCATACATTGATGGACATGTATTCTTCCAAGCTACTGTAGATAGAGAAAAAGTGAATTTTGAAGGTCATCTGAATGATGGTGTCCTCAGCCTCACTTATGCACACGGCACAGACAAAAATACCTGCATTCATTATTCAATTTTTACCAGCAATGGAAAATATGAGGATAAAAACAAGTATGCTGACCTTAAAGATCTGGACCTCAGCATATCCAGCGGTTATATCTGTTCCATATCTGGAGCTGAAGAATTTATTGGAGATATGAAGCAGGGAATTAAAATAACATCTCACGAAGAAGGGGCATTCATCGGAGTGATGGATCAGGTGGTTGGAGATGATAATGTTCCATTAGAAATCAGAGGAATCATCTATCCAGATACCAACACTCTGTGCAGATTCATTGACGAAAACGGACATGTGTGGGAAATGAGTCTGAAGGATAATGTTGCCATAGTCAACAATATAATGATTTCAGACGTCGGCATAAATGAAGATGAACTGAGTGCTATTGAAAGAATATATGTAAAAAACAACAGCAGCATCTCTGCATCACTAAACCTCGATAAACTGGCTGGAGACTGGTACGCAGACTCTACACACACTCTGAGCGCAGACGGAAAGACCTCTGAAGAAACTGTTTTCCATTCCCTCAGCTTTATCAATATTTACAATTCCATAGCTGCCGGTACCTCTTCACACAATGGTGAAAACGGGAGCATAGTAGCTTACCACTTCACTGATCCAGATACGGGAAATCAGATGATAAAGGTTGTCAGCCAGTATGGAGATGAACTCATCACCGGTTATGGCTGGTTAAGCAGTGATGGTAATGTTTTCAATTTAATTGAAATTCATACTGATGACAAGGGAAAACAGACTGCTGAACATTCCACATTCAGTAAAAATACAAACAATGACAAGATCCTCGGCGACTGGAAAGTAGCCTATGCCAAAGGAAGTTCCCAGGGTACAGAATTAAAAGAATATTCCAGAGCAGGAACACCGCATCTGTCAACCTATGATCTTACAATCGATAAATCACAGTTGTCTTTAATCAGCGGTACATACCGCGATATGGACATTACCGGAACATTGCTGGGTAATTTAATTACGATTGAAATTCGTGATGAGGGCTCCAGCGAGCTTCTGAAAGGTTTTCTGTTGGAAACAGATGTATTAGTGCTCTATTCAACAGCCTTCAAAACTGTTGAAAATGTTGACAGCATCGCAACATGGTGCATGGTTTACACAAGATCCGGAGGACCTGTCGATTATAGCATGACGTATGATGAAGTCCCGGTATTGGAGAATAAATGGTTGCTGGCAAACGGAGAATCCTATAATGGTACATCCCACAATCTTTCTGGATCAAGCTTTGAAATCATCATGCAGGATGGAAACTGGATCTCATGCAAGATGGAACAGACAGTAGGTTCAGAGGTAGTCAACAAAACAGTAATCGGCTTCATATTCGATGCCGGCGGGCTCACTGCCGGTACAATGATTGATGAAAACGGCAACTACTGGTACATCAATGTCAGTGATTCTGCTCTTCTCATGCATTCAGCCATGCAGTCTGAATTAGCCGAGATAAAAGGACAGCCTGTAGCCGTTGAACGTGTTTATACGCTTGACGGAAAAGCTGTAGAATTACCGCAGACTCCGTCACTGGAGAATACCAGCTGGGATACCGCCACTATGTACTCTATTCTTAATAACGGCAAGATAATTGTTGCCGATGGGGACTTTGAAATGAAAATTGAATCTCAGAAAGGCTCCTTACTCGCAGGTACAGAAAATGTAGGTGATGTTCCCAGCAAATTCGCTGCCTGCATGTTTGAAAACGGCTACGGTATCACCATTGAAAAACTGCAGGATAGTGCAGGAGTCTTCGCTCATGGATCTGTGTACGATAAAATGATGATTTTTACCTGCACAATCTCATTCGGTGATTTCAGCATGACCTCAATTCTTTATCTTGAAGAAGAAATCTAAGCGGCTCCGGCCGCATTTAATCTTTTTTATAATCAAGATTGTGAAATTTGTAAATAAGTTACAAGATCCCATTCACATTCACTTATTTTGTAAAATTATTTAGCTTATAAGCAAACAAATGAAATAAAATTGCATTAAAAGGAGAAAAGTTAATAACCTCTTAGCATTTCAATCGCGATGATACCAGCAGCATAACTGAAAGCTGCATTTATCCGCCAGAAGTGATATGATGAGAGTTTGTTACGATCGATGCCTCCACTGCGGGGCCTGTGCCGGAAGCTGTCCTGTTAATGCGATTTATCTTAATGATTACATCATAGAATTTGACAGCAGCTGCACAAACTGCAAACGGTGCATCAGACTCTGCCCGGTGGGAGCCCTGTCGGAGGTTTCTGAATGAAATATACCTGCGATGTCGTAGTAGTCGGAGCCGGACCGGGAGGAAGCATGGCTGCAAAGCATGCGGCCCTCGGCGGTCTGGACACCATACTTATTGAAAAGAAGGCTGAGATCGGAGCACCCCTGAGGTGCGCAGAAGGCGTCTCAAGGAGAAGACTGGTGGAAGTTGGCATAGAACCAGACCCTAAATGGATTTCACAAGAGATCCTCGGATCGATCATGAAATCTCCTTCGGGTCACACCCTGAAGGTCATAGAAGCCCACGGAGACCATGGAGTAGGGTACGTTTTAGAAAGACATCTGTTTGACAAGGCTGTAGCAGAACAGGCAGCGGCTGCCGGTGCAAAGATCATGATGAGAACGGGCTGCACAGGCGTCATAAGAGATGCAGATGGAAAGCTCATTGGAATCCATGCAAGACAGATGGGTACTGACATTGAAATCTATGCCAAGTGCATAGTAGCTGCGGACGGCTTTGAATCTCAGACAGCCAGATGGGCCGGGATTGATACATCGATAGGAACGAACGATGTAGATACCTGCATCCAATACAGAATGACCAATGTGGATATAGAGCACGAATTTTGTGAGTTTCTCATAGGATCTGCAGCGCCCGGCGGATACATATGGATATTTCCCAAGGGAGAAAGAACTGCCAACGTAGGGCTGGGAATACAAGGCAGCAAATGCAAAGGAAAAGCAGATGCCAAGTATTACCTTGACAGATACATTGAAAAAGACGAACGCCTCAGAAACGGTCAGATTTTAGA from Candidatus Methanomassiliicoccus intestinalis Issoire-Mx1 encodes:
- a CDS encoding 4Fe-4S binding protein gives rise to the protein MRVCYDRCLHCGACAGSCPVNAIYLNDYIIEFDSSCTNCKRCIRLCPVGALSEVSE
- a CDS encoding U32 family peptidase → MIEVLAPAGSKEAFSAALKAGADAVYLGGKTFGARSSAANFSDGELDFAVKTAHENNMKVYVTVNTLIKDSEMKEAFSFVSFLDSIGADAVIVQDRGLASLVKKELSIPLHASTQMGLHSKDDLLWAEKIGFERVILPRELSIGDINALRKETSIGLEVFVHGALCYAFSGQCLFSSAVGGRSGNRGMCAQPCRKQYTLGKETSFMLSTADLFCADSLPDLISAGVGSVKIEGRLRSPIYVYLATKLYKKAADRAARGEYPLYDERDAELLMTAFNRGFSEGYLKTDKVMQKSYADSRGLPLGKASVEGRTVSVNSERLKPGDGLTFYRGADKVGGFEVRSVDFKNGISKLTSPFRLEMGEYDVYKTKDREFNEIEKLISMDMRYTTAKRRWVDIPSKVANRRKKECKLSCYVSDIKSLKAVLPYSDRIYYDAPNAEEARDLCGDIEMVTVLPRVTPVIPDASGPVMVNSPGQAYHFIGHRMYGSYFMNFFNSYTIPDLYQYTASVELSREDLKDLTSHYKGKLEVMVFGRVEMMVTKDPSLREGNLVDGLGKRFPVVRDPYGWAHIMNSSDLFLLDFLDEIDTMGIDSYGLDLRYRQPELAAAVAKAFKQRDINAKDKLKKRCGSITAGHYLRGLKA
- a CDS encoding geranylgeranyl reductase family protein, with the translated sequence MKYTCDVVVVGAGPGGSMAAKHAALGGLDTILIEKKAEIGAPLRCAEGVSRRRLVEVGIEPDPKWISQEILGSIMKSPSGHTLKVIEAHGDHGVGYVLERHLFDKAVAEQAAAAGAKIMMRTGCTGVIRDADGKLIGIHARQMGTDIEIYAKCIVAADGFESQTARWAGIDTSIGTNDVDTCIQYRMTNVDIEHEFCEFLIGSAAPGGYIWIFPKGERTANVGLGIQGSKCKGKADAKYYLDRYIEKDERLRNGQILEIAGGAVSTSAGLECSVADNLIIVGDAARIINPLTGGGIYHACMTGKLAGEILSKCAENNNFSKEALIEYDSAWRAKIYPELERNWRIKEKYVEMSDELLDEFILAISDFDLKQIRVDDLIEAAKEKFPQILED